The nucleotide sequence TCGACTCAAACTGAACATGGAAGAAGGCATTAGCACTGGTCGGTTTGTTACTAGCCCGATGTCCCCCCATTCTTCACCTGCGATGTTGTTGATGGTCGCCTCTTCTCGCCGATTTATTTCGTTCGATTCGGATTACCTGTTCTGGGTTAGTGTTGTTTACCTGTTTGACCTTTGATGATAATGATGATGCGTCGTAGTTGCTACTGTTGTTGCACACCGGGTTAGGCCATATATTCATTCGAAGTCGCCATAtttatcctatttttattacacCTCCTTTACCCAGACAGTATAAATATGTCCAAAGGTTTAATGGACATCCCTTAGTTTCTTCAAAAGATCCAATAGATGTCCATAGGATGAATACAATTGTCCACTGGACGAATAATTTGTCAATGCAAAGATAGCATGTCCAATGGATGTTTTATCCAAATAATTATGTAGCAAAAAATGGATGGAAATATCTCAAATAGCACAGAGGTACCTTTAAAAAGTCCTGGACTTCTTATTTATTGAGGtgtcaaaaaaagtatttatttaaatattgcaacTTTTACTGTTTATACAGAAAAAAGATTTGACAAACATGATTTTCGTAACTTGATAttaacattataattaaaaggAATATTGACACAAAACAGATTACAAGATACTACTTATGAAATTCCTGGCTTACATTAAATACTAATGGAAACAAACTCCAAGTCATTTTTCTCaaactcaaatttattaaattaaagtcagaggattacacatgtttcgcccatactaggcatcatcagatccacttgtgtattcactaataaaaaaagaacaacaaagaagcagagaacaacactacatgatacaaatcaagggtagaaattaagttcaaattggtaaaatcgAAGGGGTCTAGTTACTacatattaaaatgatataaacctatataatattatacaggatgtgccaacaaggtgtacggctaagatagcgccttaactatacgaggtagagcaaaaagttctacagcaaagttgtaggatTGACAAAAACccacgaactaaaaatatttttatgtatactgggtgtgtcacaaaaaagttactataaattatgatttttttttaaacggtacgccctgtatattatggtactaaaatgtgaggcaaaaagagtactttactttggtataacgtttttaaaatttccgtgcggcgttgcaacgtaaataatttttttgttattttttgccttttagagggttcgtttaaaaaatcataattaacttaaaattctttctgcgcctatgaaacttgtaccacagttagtctagggtacgTCCTCTAGGTAATTATTCtctaatttgtaattttttaatacagggtgtttttaaagaactttcaaacttgctgaaattaaatacgcaatatcttaaatttttcaaatggaacaccctgtatatttttatctaattaagtttaaCCCTCAAATACCATCATTTATTATTcaatatgtcctatagctaaatcaagtactttttgagatattttaacttttctgtaaaatactatgcataaaacgggtattctttaagttttgatcaagattgcttagaagaaattattgaagaattagaattattacttttaacaattttttacctacaattattattattacatacttgaaaaattaaccaacacaattattcacctaaactgctataaaaagaagcaaaattaaattacatactagTTAGGTACTTacgtatttttgcataaatgtacatcgttacactaattttaaagatcaattacaattataaattgtgttcaaTACGACCTCCTAAATTTTGTACGCAAGCGTTTACCCTTTTTGAGACTGAGTCATTAACCTTTTCCAACATAATTGGCGTGACTGTTTGAAAAATctcccgaattttatttttcatattttcacttgtggtaggagttgtttgatagactttttccttcacatatccccacaagaaaaaatccagtttggtCAAATCTGGGGACCTTGCGGGCCAAGGGACCGGCCCACCTCTCCCTATCCACCGATCATcaaaatgctcatttaaaaaatttctaacagcATGCATGGAAACCAAATCCTATCTCGAACATGGTCAGGCAACGTTTGTAGAAGGacattaaaatcgttttgtaaaaagtttaaatacatttcacaTGTAAGATGTCCGTGAAAAAAGTGCGGTCCAATAACGTAATGTCCTattattcctgcccaaacattaagtGACCATCTATGCTGATGATGAATTTCTCGGGTGAAGAATGGATTGCTGATgtcgtaataatgaaaattatatttattaacactgtcattattatggaatgtatcttcatccgaaaaaagcacaaaattataaaattcagGCTGACGAATCTTATTTTGCACCCACCGACAGAAAACCATTCTTCTTTCATAATCCTGCAACGATTGGATATGGTAACGATGGAATTTTTCGCTTCAAAGCATGCGAGATATTGATGTTGCACTAAAGGGTAATTCTTTAGCAAGCTGCCTAACGATTTCATGAGGATCTTTAACGACACTTAAAGCTACTGGCATCCTGTTTTCCTCATTTATAACTGGCTTCAGCCgttcatgtttttcataaattacacttCCTGTCCTCTCAAAtctttgttttagttttttaaacatttgtgcTTGGAAATGTCTCCTTTCAGGATAAAGTGGCGCGTAAATTCTAGATGCCAAAAGGCTATTTCTTGCAGCAGCTCCAAGGGCATATACCATATCAACAAATTCCTCACtaggaaaattcatatttattacaaaatgaacaataaaaattaaaaatcgattaactaacttgaattttattattttcaaggcatttgaagtcattttttacCTCTTGCAGGTACCCAAaggaaaaatgaataaaataaccacaactgcctgaaataagtgaaaaacttttataagtgATGTTACCATTTAAGTAATTATGTTTTAGTGCACCCTATAAATGGTCGTTATGGGGATATTTTGGACCTAAGACTCATTCCGGGTAAGTCTAACTTAATAACAAAACATTTTCCTAAATATTCTAGTATTTTCTGGCATATTAAGTTGGATATTATCTGGACGAGCCGTAACTGAAATTTTTTCGGTAAGAAAAATAATCCGATTacttattgtttatttaaattagtttattgcAATACTCTACAAACACCACAAAGTTGGTAATTACATGTAAAGTTACAGATTAATTaagccttaaatttaaaatagaagataatataacttaaatattaaaataattaacaggaataaaaaagaaacaagaacaATCATAACAGGGGTCTTAAGCTGGTATAGTATTCCCAACTTAAATATAATAGTTAAATGGAAAATCACAGTAACACTTTCAAAACTTGTAAAGAAGTACTCAAAATGTCTGTCTTTTTTGGATCAACCTTAAAGAATTTTTCATCATTTGGAAGCCTAAGATTAATTTTTGGTACATTTAGTCGAATATAATTCACCAAGTTACAGTCTTTAtagttaaagttatttaatataacttttttggGCTCTATTTGACTATTCGTCACCCTAATATTACAAGGTTGTATGTAACATTTTAACAGGGAAATTTGGTTTGTAATATCACAAAGTTCTATGTGGTGAGCCCTACActataattttggaaataaatttaaagctcACATAGAACTCTGGTAATATAAGGAAGACCAAAGGTGTATACCTAAAATTATGACAAATGGATATATCATAGTTTTAAGTAACATAGAACCTTAGAATATAAATGTACTATGTACTAACATAGAACCCTGCAAATGTAGGGTTATGTTACTTtgtttataattcattttaaaaagtttatcgGAGCAGAGCAAGTGTTTGTTGagaggtttatttaaaaatatggcatTAAATAAGACTGATATTAGTGATGGCTACGGTTATGATTCTGACCAAGACAAGGAATATACATTacctgaaaaatcaaaaaagaaaaaagaatgcaggtaagattttttaaatttttattttagctatGTAAGCTtaggtttttgaatttttaatctactttttttactttttcactttttattgattttagaattaaaattcttaGTCGTTATATTAACATTCCAACCCGATCCAGTAGCAGTGAAAGCGAATGTGAAGAGTCAGACTTAGAAAGCCATTTAACTAGGTATATAAGTTATCATATTACTTTTTGGTTCTTAACTTATTGTTATGTTATATGTATATTActttaaccattttaaattttctgactATAGTCAAGGAAAACGCAATAATGTTAgatttatgttttgttttagaAACAAACCTGGCTGCTCTACTAGCTCGTATAAGGCTTCTAATTCTGCAATGCAATTTAAAGTAAACAGCAAATTTGagattgaaaaatctttttatccATCTTCTGTTCAGCTACAAACACATTTTAATaggtaaaaaattgttattgttttatttggttttttaaaacgatttttttacaagataatagaaaattttgaattatttccaacagttttaaattcttgttttaGAAATGTTCCCGGTGTTCCACTACGTTAACGCTAAACACCTCAAAACAAAAAGTGCCCTCAGTAGAAGATGATAATATTGAAGACCctgaaacaaaatattataattctCATAACGCAGCAACCTCACATGATACTACGGATTCTAAAGAAGATAATTTGATAAATGAGACAAACAAAAAGTTAACAcgcaaaagacaaaaaaatatatccgAATGGGCATGCaatataagaaaaactaaatttgatcGGGGGCCTTGAATATATTTCTTCGCGAAAAAAGGTCGTTCCCGCCAGGgagattaaaaacaaaaaagattgtttacaaaaatgcttattaaaattattatctgcTTTCAGCTGTTGAAAAAAagaactatattttaaacactaCTAAAGTTGATAGTCCCTGGCGGAGAAGGAACGGAAAAAAGCCTGATAATTCAAGAAAAAAGAGAATCTTTAGATATTATTTTGAGTTAAATGGTCAACCAATTCAAGTTTGCAAAGACTTTTATACAGGAACTTTATGTATAAGTCAGAAACCAATTTATACAGCTCACAAAAATAAAACGGTGACTAACACATTGACTAAAAGTATACAGGGAAAACATCAGAAAAGGTTAACGTCACCTGAAGctatagattttattaaagagcacATAAACTTGGTTCCTCGTGTGGAATCACATTATTGTCGCAAGAACAGTAACAAAGAATATGTCGGAAGTGGattaagcattaaaaaattatatgaacttTATGTGGATTTGGCAACAGAACGCGAAAaagctccagtttcattttctgtttataggaaaacattctgcaataattttaacattgcTTTTCATAAGCCACGCAAAGACAGATGTGATACGTGGGaggaaataaaactaaaaaaatagaaactaaGATGGATGAcagtttggaaaaaaacatgctgatcatttaaatgaaaaagagTACATgagaaatgaaaaacaaaaagacaagGATAGTGAAATCCCAATACTGTGCTTTGATCTAGAAAACGTTTTAACATGCCCAAAAGCtgacttaaaaaaacttttttttataaaagtaaactaAATGTTATGGCTACAATATGACTGGACACCTCTCCATAGGCAAAAAAGTATACTGTGCTGTGTGGAGCGAAGCTTTACATGGAAGAAAGGGAAATGACATTGCAAGTGCGGTTTACAAAATACTTGATAAAGTTATGCAGGACAATCCAGAATTTGCAGAAATTATTTGTCTCATGAGTTATGGCCTTAGTCACCTAATTCAAAAACACAACAACCTATCAAAAATCACAATGAAATTTTCTATTCCTGGTCATGCTTGTATCCAAGAAGTAGATGCAATCTACAGCTCAATCGAAAGGTCATTAAATAAGGTAGAATACTATTCTCCTTTATCTCTTTTACGATACCTTTTAAAAGTAAATCTCCATAATCCATATACAATTATCCAAATGAAACAAGAAGATTTTATAGACGTTCAGTCTTTTTCAAGCCAACTTAACTACAATGCTTTGCCATTTTCAAAAGTAGTTTCTTTGCAGTTTTCTAGATCGTTTTTCGAACTCAAGTTTAAAGATACCTTTAACCccacagaaaaatttaaatctctaaatttacatcaaagaaaattgagaaaggGGCATGTTACAGCTGAAACAGAACAACTAATTATTCCACTGGAATTAAAAAGATGCGATAAAGCTATTCCCCTTGCATCAAGTAAAGTGGAAAAAATAAAGTCTATGTATAAATGGAATCCCGAGATGGACAGGCAATACTATGAAAGTATTTTTAGCcgtaaataaaagttatatgcTTTGCTGTGtatgttaaattaaatactagTTTTGTGTTACAAAATTCTATGTTACatttggaaaaaagaaaatttatttttgatattacgGAATcctatgttttttttcaataaattattttttgaagaaaatgttgtttttttttggaattttatatcaaaataatttatttttactgtccatttaattttcttgtttaataaaaaagaaaagtacttAATCGTTTGCGTTTTAGGtaagtccatttttttaaatcgatttttcctaaattatcaTAATTGTTACATACAACCTTGTAATATTAGGGTGACGTATTGCGTTATATAATCTTACTATTGTACCGATTTTGAAGTGCTTAGTATTGCAGATAAGAAAACCCAATGCCTTTTTACAATGCTGAAGAAATTACTAATTAACTAAACTTTAAGTTAAACTGAAATAGAACAGCCAGGTCTTTAACCTCACTGACTCGACTAAGATCATAATTTCCAATATCCGACCCTTGCCATTAGCTTAATAAAACTAACGGATAAACTTGTTAGTGTAAAAGCAGTCCATCGCAAGACAAACTTTAATCTGTCTTgtcctattattaaaataaaagtccacAAGTTagtcacaaaatttattaacatgAATTTAAGGTAAATAGtactaaaacaaataaacaaaaaaaaaattgccggTCCAATGAACAAACGCACACTTCATTCTCGGGCGTAATTTAAATCGGCAGAATTAAACTACGCCTTTCCGTTATGGCATAATTCGCCCTCGTAATAACCGCTTTCTTCCCCAAAAACCGTCCagtacttaaaaatttaaaatctcgAATCTAAACTTACACACGCGAGACGCAATtggttaaattaattataataaataacgcCTTAAacggaaattaaattttttacttttcttcgCACCATTCGTTTTCCTTGCGGACCTGATCCTCCTCGGAGGCGGTAAAATCGTTTTTGATGTTGAACGTTTTACGGATTTCCTCCGGTGCTTTGCCTTTGATCATGTTGGCGACCGTCTTGCAAGTGACGTCCAGTAATCCCTTGATGTCCAAGTAGTTTGCCGCGAGGATCAATTCAAAGAGGGTTCCTTGGTCCACCTTCAGGAAATCGGCGTCCCAGGATGAAATGTCATCGGTACGTTTTTCTATCAGAATCAGAGGACATTATGTACAATTTACAGGTTTATAATAAAGTAGAAATGAAACGTATGTATGTTGCACCAAGGCCAAAACACTTTAAAGAGAGAAAATTGCAACAAATCAGCACAGTTTTGAGTGCCTGACCACTTAAATTTGTGTTGGGTGTCACTTAATCTGAGACTATCCTTAAGCCATTGATATTCTTTGGTTTAAGTAACATGTTAGTAGTTATAACCTCATAATGAAAAATACCAGTTGTTGGAAGGAGACAAGTAATTGTATTAGTTTCCgacatgaatattttaattaacaaccTGTTGTTTGAGGACAAACAATATGATGTGTTTCTTCCAAGAATTCCTATAGGAATATGACTAGTATAATAGATAGTaaatttcttcattaaaatgacttgattttaaaattgtcgATTGGGTTTATatgaaatattaacaaatttttaatttcaggttaGAGGGTATTATTGGAAACTCACTTCATTCCATAAAATacagtttaaaacatttacttgaatattaaatattttgtactttCCAGAACTTATATCTACACGAGATAATCAgtctttcttttaattttttcctcatcTGTTTCTTCATTAACCACTTCAAAGTCATACATTTTTTCTTAAGGGTTTTGAATAGTCTTACTAAAGTATActctaataaaatatactagTAAAGAATACTTCTTACTAAAGAACTTATAAATATAGTCCTTCTAGTTCTTTTAACTCTGTCTCATAACACTCATTAAGATCTATTTTTCCCTAGGTATTCTACACGCAATTATTATCctcttatatttgtttttaataaaacacaaataaacAGTTAATTTAATCTTGAATTGTATGAATTGACTTAATATGGCAACGTTTTGATTACTGGACAGTTCGAACGAAATAACAGCAGAGGTAACACTTGGatctaaaaataagatataaTTTAGAgtgataaagaaaataataaataatcaatagtTTAATTGAATAATGAATATAGAGGAATTGCTTAACGGTTGTCTCTGCATTGGTTAATCTATAACTTCTCGTGATAGAAACCAtttatatattcaaaaataaaatcaatcaattgAGCTAAAAACATTGAAAACTTCTGCAATTTCTTCTGTATACTATCTCATAAGTGTTTCAAACAATAACTAATTCATAAGAACTATTACTATTGCATTAAAGGCCTTTTTCAAACCAACAAATACTGCAAGGTCCACAGTATCACTTATAACTTAGTTCACTAAATCCGCTTATGGATTTTTATATACTTGTGTATTAATAATAACTCtctttttattacctttttaactatctggaaaaaagtGCTTATTACTGtaattggtctataattttgCATTGAAGTTTTTGGGCTTAATTTATATATGTAGATAGTTGCCTTTTAATTCATTGATTatgcttttttatataaattcctTGTCTAACCAAaccgaatatttaaaaaagtaacttgTACAGTTTAGGACCAAAGAAATGACATAATTCAAGGCCTTTTACCTTTGTTCTCGTCATCCTCTGGTGGCGGTGGATCTTCCTTATGGAAGTTGGCCCACTGTAAAACCTTGCGAAGAATAGCAGAGTTAACGTTGGGCAACGGTACcacctcctcctcctcctcgtCCATTCCCAAGTCCTCCAACATGGTTTTTATAGTAACCGAACACTTGGCAATCTCCACATCGACATCGAACACCTCTCCATCGGAGGACTGAAGCTTGATCTTGGGCATCTTAATTCTGAAAAGAGGGAGAAAAAACGGATTTACCCTGATCTCCTTTAATATGACTGTTTTCACTTTTGTAATTGACCGGTTGCCAGAAGAGTCCAATATACTAAAatcttaagaattattttactttaataggCTATAAGTTAACCCACCTGAACTGATTCCACTTTgtagttgttttttttgtttgtgtgtgtACGTCCAGAAGTGTAATATAAAGGGTTTTGTGCGGGGAGTTTACTTCTGGCAACCTAAGAACTACAAAGCTATACTCACCGCACCATGGCTTATATTGTCGTGCAGCCTCACAGGAATATCTGAAAGCAAAGCGAAACCACTGATGCAAGACAACAATGAGCAATGATTGAGCAACTTATCATCATTCCTCATCGTTTATCTCTGCTCGGTTTTCCACCACGGCTTAAACGAGAAAATCAAGCAAAGATTAtgagaaaaaagtttaaataattattattgctatTAAACTTAAAGGTCTAAGAGGCAGAGGAAGTTAGCACAGGGTAAGAGAGTTAAGAACTACTTTTGATCAATAGAATTCCCTTGTAAAGTCTCTCATGCTTTCACCAAAAAATCAGGAATGGTACTATTATACTGTATTATACTTTCTTTTCACTCATATAACTTGATCTGTCCACTTCCTTTACTCATGTTGATATGCCTGGCAGAGGAACTGTATGTAAATTATGTCTTACCAAATTAAAATGACCGATTTCAGTGCTGTACAGGCCTTCAAAACTACATTCTGCAAATATGCTCTTTGCACCTGAATTAAAACACCCAACTTCTAACTGTGTTATGGGAAAATAATCTATTGCACACAGTCAATATGTACAATCAACAAAACGGATTTCGCCAaggtaatatttattatgtggTGGGGACAAACCGTTCACTATCAGTTGGAGAACGTTAGTCATGCGACGGACCTGATCGGtattcaattacaattttagtcAAGtagacaaataatttaataacaggGAAAGGAGCAAAAAGTGCTTTATGTGGTGCCATATAGCTATAaccattttcaattaaatattaaatgattaAACATTTGGTTAAGATAACAGATAAGTCATGAGATAACCCAAATAAGCAggttataatttataaaatgggTAAAGACAGGTTAAGTGAGTTACAAAAGGCTCGTAAtggaaaaaacaaggaaatcCCCATCGACATCGAGGAAGCAACTGAGCTGCTACCAGTTCAGACTGGTTTAAAAGAGACCTTTCAGCGATCAGAAGTGTTGCAACAATGGATAGGATCCATAGAAGAAAACTTAGAGGGTGTGCGAGACTGTATCAAGAAACTAGATGTAATAGAGCTGGACCAGAAGCAAATAGCTGACCAAATAGACGACTACTTTCAAAAGAATACCAGTATATCCCAACAAGTGCAACATAAACTGAAGCAATTCGAAGAGGAATTAAAAACAGTGGATCAATCGTCGGCAGAAGGGAGAATCAAGAAGATTCAATTCGACACAATCAAGGTTCGTTACGTGAAAGTGTTTAATCAGAATATGAATGCACTAGAAAACTACAGGAATATAAAAAAGACTAAACTGGAGGCCCAACTGCGGGCAAAAGGGGTAAAGATATCCGAAGAGGagctaaata is from Anthonomus grandis grandis chromosome 14, icAntGran1.3, whole genome shotgun sequence and encodes:
- the LOC126744698 gene encoding syntaxin-1A-like, translated to MGKDRLSELQKARNGKNKEIPIDIEEATELLPVQTGLKETFQRSEVLQQWIGSIEENLEGVRDCIKKLDVIELDQKQIADQIDDYFQKNTSISQQVQHKLKQFEEELKTVDQSSAEGRIKKIQFDTIKVRYVKVFNQNMNALENYRNIKKTKLEAQLRAKGVKISEEELNKLLEDGLDIHLFTENILAETAEAKRVLQDLEDRHQQLLKIERMLENLRSMFLQMFILIEEQQDLIDRVEYQADMAKEFIGKGKKDLRKSEKNKRKFLKRKIILIVVILVLLAVILGLIFK
- the LOC126744702 gene encoding S-phase kinase-associated protein 1 isoform X1; its protein translation is MVRIKMPKIKLQSSDGEVFDVDVEIAKCSVTIKTMLEDLGMDEEEEEVVPLPNVNSAILRKVLQWANFHKEDPPPPEDDENKEKRTDDISSWDADFLKVDQGTLFELILAANYLDIKGLLDVTCKTVANMIKGKAPEEIRKTFNIKNDFTASEEDQVRKENEWCEEK
- the LOC126744702 gene encoding S-phase kinase-associated protein 1 isoform X2, producing MPKIKLQSSDGEVFDVDVEIAKCSVTIKTMLEDLGMDEEEEEVVPLPNVNSAILRKVLQWANFHKEDPPPPEDDENKEKRTDDISSWDADFLKVDQGTLFELILAANYLDIKGLLDVTCKTVANMIKGKAPEEIRKTFNIKNDFTASEEDQVRKENEWCEEK